The Bryobacteraceae bacterium genome includes a window with the following:
- a CDS encoding integrase, with the protein MPILTNSCPPMPRRARPEIQYLTEQEIERLFSVIRDPRDVAIFRVAYHRGLRAREIGLLQLADFDPRSDRLTVRRLKGSRGGQYHLTKNEVKAIRAWLRIRGGAPGPLFPSRVGKPISQQMLDVLMKRYGEAAGIPPEKRHVHVLKHSAATHLLNRGEPIEDVQDHLGHVNIQNTMIYARITNKRRIERDRRLRDW; encoded by the coding sequence ATGCCTATTCTCACCAATTCGTGCCCTCCGATGCCAAGGCGAGCGCGTCCTGAAATCCAGTACCTCACGGAACAGGAAATTGAGCGGCTCTTCTCAGTGATCCGCGATCCGCGGGATGTGGCTATTTTCCGCGTGGCGTATCACCGCGGCCTCCGCGCGCGGGAAATCGGTCTCCTCCAACTCGCGGACTTCGATCCTCGGTCTGACCGCCTCACCGTGCGGCGCCTGAAGGGCAGCCGCGGCGGGCAGTACCACCTCACCAAGAACGAAGTCAAAGCGATTCGGGCATGGCTGCGGATCAGGGGAGGCGCCCCGGGACCGCTGTTCCCCTCACGCGTCGGGAAGCCGATCTCGCAGCAGATGCTGGATGTGCTGATGAAACGCTATGGTGAGGCGGCCGGGATCCCGCCAGAGAAGAGGCACGTCCACGTTCTGAAACACTCGGCTGCTACCCATCTGTTGAACCGCGGAGAGCCGATTGAGGATGTGCAGGATCACCTCGGGCATGTCAACATCCAGAACACGATGATCTACGCGCGGATAACGAACAAAAGGCGCATCGAGCGTGACCGCCGACTGCGCGACTGGTGA
- a CDS encoding peptidase produces the protein MREDVPAGWRQQGFERPGLGYTLRMMLAVLALWLMAERPPAAEAARAFVEANQARLIRAYADFLSIPNHAADRENIRRNAEHIRKMFQAAGARTELIEADGANPAVYGEVPVPGAQRTLMFYAHYDGQPVIPERWADSGPYSPVLRTAPVEAGGRLLPLDQPRYEREWRLFARSASDDKVSIFALWAALSALREAGLQPRSNIRFFFEGEEEAGSPNLRALLEKAGDRLRGDVWLMCDGSVHQSRAQRIVLGARGVATVEIAVFGALRGLHSGHYGNWAQNPAMQLARLLASMTDGEGRVLVQGFYDDVVPLTESERRAVGEIPIVDGELKEELGLGSTQPFGGLLRESIYLPSLNVRGIESGGTGARAANEVPPVARASLDLRLVKGVDGRKQAERVAAHVRAQGYHVIEGRDPTREERLRHGKIARIDIRPGYNALRTPLDLPIVQEIAAVARSVRPPVYVEPSFGGSLPLVVFEEVTKAPLVIVPISNHDDSQHTHNENIRLGNLWDGIELYAALLAM, from the coding sequence ATGCGGGAAGACGTTCCTGCGGGCTGGAGGCAGCAAGGCTTTGAACGGCCGGGGCTCGGCTATACTCTTCGCATGATGCTGGCCGTGCTTGCGCTGTGGCTGATGGCGGAACGTCCGCCGGCTGCGGAGGCCGCACGCGCGTTCGTCGAGGCCAATCAGGCCAGGCTGATCCGCGCCTACGCCGACTTTCTGTCGATCCCCAACCATGCCGCCGACAGAGAGAACATCCGGCGCAACGCCGAACACATCCGGAAGATGTTTCAGGCTGCGGGTGCGCGCACGGAGCTGATCGAAGCCGACGGCGCCAACCCGGCTGTCTACGGCGAGGTTCCTGTCCCCGGCGCGCAGCGGACGCTGATGTTCTATGCGCACTACGACGGGCAGCCCGTGATTCCGGAGCGCTGGGCGGACTCGGGACCGTACAGTCCGGTGCTGCGGACCGCGCCCGTGGAGGCGGGCGGCAGGCTGCTGCCGCTCGATCAGCCCCGTTACGAGCGCGAATGGCGGCTGTTCGCCCGGTCGGCGTCGGACGACAAGGTTTCGATCTTCGCGCTGTGGGCGGCGCTTTCGGCGCTGCGCGAGGCGGGGCTGCAGCCGCGATCGAACATCCGGTTCTTCTTTGAAGGGGAGGAAGAGGCCGGATCGCCGAACCTGCGCGCGCTGCTCGAGAAGGCCGGAGACCGTCTGCGCGGCGATGTGTGGCTGATGTGCGACGGCAGCGTGCACCAGAGCCGGGCGCAGCGGATCGTGCTGGGCGCGCGGGGCGTGGCCACGGTGGAGATCGCCGTGTTCGGAGCTCTCCGCGGGCTGCACAGCGGCCACTACGGCAACTGGGCGCAGAACCCGGCGATGCAGCTGGCCAGGCTGCTGGCTTCGATGACCGACGGCGAAGGCCGCGTGCTCGTGCAGGGATTCTACGACGACGTTGTTCCGCTGACGGAGAGCGAGCGCCGGGCGGTCGGGGAAATCCCCATCGTGGACGGGGAGCTGAAAGAAGAGCTGGGGCTGGGTTCCACGCAGCCGTTCGGCGGGCTGCTGCGCGAAAGCATCTACCTGCCGTCGCTGAACGTACGCGGCATCGAGAGCGGCGGCACGGGGGCGCGGGCGGCGAATGAAGTGCCGCCCGTGGCGCGGGCGTCGCTCGATCTGCGGCTGGTGAAAGGCGTGGACGGCAGGAAACAGGCCGAACGCGTCGCGGCGCATGTCCGCGCGCAGGGCTACCACGTGATCGAGGGCCGCGATCCCACGCGCGAGGAGCGCCTGCGGCACGGCAAGATCGCGCGCATCGACATCCGCCCCGGCTACAACGCGCTGCGCACGCCGCTCGATCTGCCCATCGTGCAGGAGATCGCGGCCGTGGCGCGCTCGGTGCGCCCGCCCGTGTACGTCGAGCCGTCCTTTGGCGGCAGCCTTCCGCTGGTGGTGTTCGAGGAAGTGACGAAAGCGCCGCTGGTGATCGTGCCGATTTCGAACCACGACGACAGCCAGCACACGCACAACGAGAACATCCGGCTGGGCAACCTGTGGGACGGGATCGAGCTGTACGCCGCGCTGCTGGCGATGTGA
- a CDS encoding response regulator yields MAKRILLVEDSPAHLQLMQAALAGRGYDLLVAEDGERALAQARMHKPDLILLDVVLPKVSGFQVCRQLKNDAELRAIPVIFVSSKTQEFDRYWGMKQGADGYITKPFRPEELAAEVEARLH; encoded by the coding sequence ATGGCGAAGAGAATCCTGCTGGTGGAAGACAGCCCGGCCCACCTGCAGTTGATGCAGGCTGCGCTGGCGGGCCGCGGCTACGACCTGCTGGTGGCCGAAGACGGCGAACGCGCCCTGGCGCAGGCGCGCATGCACAAGCCGGATCTGATCCTGCTGGACGTCGTGCTGCCGAAGGTCAGCGGGTTCCAGGTCTGCCGCCAGCTGAAAAACGATGCCGAGCTGCGCGCCATTCCCGTGATTTTCGTCAGCAGCAAGACCCAGGAGTTCGACCGTTACTGGGGAATGAAGCAGGGCGCCGACGGCTACATCACCAAGCCGTTCCGCCCCGAAGAGCTCGCCGCAGAGGTGGAAGCCCGCCTCCACTGA
- the pilJ gene encoding protein PilJ has product MLGSLKIWQKLVVAGVMAAIPVGTLLYLFLNAQNEQIARTEAEREGLEYVLPLRNLLERVPHHRVAASAYLNGDASVAKILEQTQQQIEEAMQAVERADARLGRKLGTTAAWEAIRASWNDLKTNYRVLKAEDSYQRHTQLVGQILQHIRLVGDKTGLTTDPELDTFYLVDSMLQQLPVTVEYFGQLASYGSAVAARQSMTASEEAQIRYLVRQASSSMESLQRNYRAAFSYNEKLRERLDDRLSTALNAAGFLRNLTQRELLERGAIQVQPVAYIENGSSAVQKLFALHDATAAEVRRLFDARLRRLAAQKNSQLQTALLLLAMSALFVFLIQRGITRQIRSMRETFEQISVGNYDARAEVLSRDELGMMAQSTNEMLANTLSLIQSREERDRIQQSILKLLDDVSGVAAGDLTKEAEVTAEMTGAIADAFNYMLGELRTIIGAVQDTTARVNSSAFQVREVTESLAESSQLQSQRVLAASNALQAMSQSIRRVAEQANAAAKVAEDALAAALAGGDSVRRTVAGMEKIRRHVQETARRMKRLGESSQEIGEIVQLISDISDRTSILALNASIQAAAAGESSKGFAIVAEEVERLAERASEATRRITVLIQSVQTETNEAISAMEATTREVVEGSAVASEAGERLSLIETVSQHISDLVRGISEVARRQAESSEQVASTVAEVSRATQTTASGALQAAEDIRRLASMVTRLNESLSRFRVPQNENRPAPEAESVEIV; this is encoded by the coding sequence ATGCTTGGCAGTTTGAAAATCTGGCAGAAGCTGGTGGTTGCCGGCGTGATGGCGGCCATTCCGGTGGGAACGCTGCTGTATCTGTTTCTGAACGCGCAGAACGAGCAGATCGCGCGCACGGAGGCCGAGCGGGAGGGGCTGGAGTACGTGCTCCCGCTGCGCAATCTTCTGGAGCGCGTGCCGCACCACCGCGTCGCCGCCAGCGCCTATCTCAACGGCGACGCCAGCGTCGCGAAGATCCTCGAGCAGACGCAGCAGCAGATCGAGGAAGCGATGCAGGCCGTCGAGCGGGCCGACGCCCGTCTGGGCCGCAAGCTGGGCACGACGGCAGCCTGGGAAGCGATCCGCGCCTCCTGGAACGATCTGAAGACGAACTACAGAGTGCTGAAGGCCGAGGACAGCTATCAGCGCCACACGCAGCTGGTCGGGCAGATCCTGCAGCATATCCGGCTGGTGGGCGACAAGACGGGGCTGACGACGGATCCGGAGCTGGATACGTTCTACCTGGTCGACTCGATGCTGCAGCAGCTGCCGGTGACGGTGGAGTATTTCGGCCAGCTGGCCTCGTACGGTTCGGCGGTGGCCGCGCGGCAGTCGATGACCGCCTCCGAGGAGGCGCAGATCCGCTACCTGGTGCGGCAGGCGAGCTCGTCGATGGAATCGCTGCAGCGCAACTACCGCGCGGCGTTCAGCTACAACGAGAAGCTGCGCGAGAGGCTGGACGACAGGCTGTCGACGGCGCTCAACGCGGCGGGATTCCTGCGGAACCTGACGCAGCGGGAGCTGCTGGAGCGCGGGGCGATCCAGGTGCAGCCGGTGGCCTACATCGAGAACGGCTCCTCGGCGGTGCAGAAGCTGTTCGCGCTGCATGACGCCACGGCGGCGGAGGTGCGGAGGCTGTTCGACGCGCGGCTGCGGCGGCTGGCGGCGCAGAAGAACTCGCAGCTGCAGACGGCGCTGCTGCTGCTGGCGATGTCGGCGCTGTTCGTGTTCCTGATCCAGCGGGGCATCACGCGCCAGATCCGCTCGATGCGGGAGACGTTCGAGCAGATCAGCGTGGGCAACTACGACGCCCGCGCCGAGGTGCTCAGCCGCGACGAGCTGGGCATGATGGCGCAGTCGACCAACGAGATGCTGGCCAACACGCTGTCGCTGATCCAGTCGCGCGAGGAGCGCGACCGGATCCAGCAGAGCATTCTGAAGCTGCTGGACGACGTCAGCGGCGTGGCTGCGGGCGATCTGACGAAAGAAGCGGAAGTGACCGCGGAGATGACCGGCGCGATCGCCGACGCGTTCAACTACATGCTGGGCGAGCTGCGGACGATCATCGGCGCGGTGCAGGATACGACGGCGAGGGTGAACTCGAGCGCTTTCCAGGTGCGCGAGGTGACCGAGTCGCTGGCCGAGAGCAGCCAGCTGCAGTCGCAGCGGGTTCTGGCGGCGTCGAACGCGCTGCAGGCGATGTCGCAGTCCATCCGCCGGGTGGCCGAGCAGGCCAACGCGGCGGCGAAGGTGGCCGAAGACGCGCTGGCGGCGGCGCTGGCCGGGGGCGACTCGGTGCGCCGCACGGTCGCCGGCATGGAGAAGATCCGCCGCCATGTGCAGGAGACGGCGCGCCGCATGAAGCGCCTCGGCGAGAGTTCGCAGGAAATTGGCGAGATCGTGCAGCTGATTTCGGACATTTCGGACCGCACGTCGATCCTGGCGCTGAACGCGTCCATCCAGGCTGCGGCGGCGGGCGAGTCGAGCAAAGGGTTCGCGATCGTGGCCGAGGAAGTCGAACGCCTGGCCGAGCGCGCCTCGGAGGCCACGCGCCGCATCACGGTGCTCATCCAGTCGGTGCAGACCGAGACCAACGAAGCCATCTCGGCCATGGAGGCGACGACGCGCGAAGTGGTGGAAGGATCCGCCGTGGCGTCGGAAGCGGGAGAACGTCTGAGCCTGATCGAAACGGTGTCCCAGCATATCTCCGATCTGGTGCGGGGCATCTCGGAAGTCGCCCGCCGGCAGGCGGAGAGCTCGGAACAGGTGGCGTCGACCGTGGCCGAGGTGTCGCGCGCCACGCAGACGACCGCCTCCGGGGCGCTGCAGGCTGCGGAAGACATCCGGCGGCTGGCCTCGATGGTGACCCGGCTGAACGAATCGCTGTCGCGCTTCCGGGTGCCGCAGAACGAGAACCGGCCGGCGCCGGAAGCCGAAAGCGTGGAGATCGTCTGA